CGGATGAAGAAGGGGGATTAACTGGACCTGCACTTGTTGACCAATCAGAAAACAAATACATCTTCTTCCGACACGGAACTGTTGGGAATTTCAAAAGCGATGTCTATAAAATTGATCTAGAGGGGAATATCCTTTGGCATTTGACCAATCCGCCGTTGCCTGACCGCATGGCTATGATGAACTTAATCGATGAAGACTACATAGCCACATCAGATATCTATGATCTTGTTGTGCTTTCAATTCCAAGTGCAAACGCAGGCACGGACCAAACCGTCACCGATACGGACAACAACGGTAGCGAGAATGTGATGCTCGACGGCTCAGCTAGCACGGATAGGGATGGTACGATTGTCAGCTATATTTGGACACACGATGAAATAGAGATTGCCACAGGTATCTCGCCGCAAGTAACGCTCCCTGTTGGAATACACACTATCTTGCTAACAATCACAGACGATGATGGTCTGACCAACACCGATACGGTTGTTATTACTGTAGAAGAGAACCCACAATAGGATCTGATTTTAGCATCTCAGTGCTCGCCTTACCCCACTACAAAACGAGTCTGGCGGGTCAGCAGCACGAATGATACAGCGATGCCAACAAATACAGGCATACAAAATATACTAGCGCGAGGTATAGAGTGGAATCCATCAATGATAGCAGGTGTCGATGATCTACTCCAAAGGCTCGAAATAAGGCAAGGCAGTAGTGATTAAGATGCCCAATTTAAGCAATGGAAGTCATTATATGAAATATGTGGCACAAATTCTTATTTTTGTCCTTATTAGTATAGGTGCACAGGCACAATACGAGAATACCTACGTCGTTTCTCCTCGCCTTTCTCTTAGTGATGATGGATCGGTTATTGCTATCTCAGGCCGGAGAATTGAGGATGTTTCAGCACGACATGGATTCCGCTATCCTATTGACTTCTATAATGCTCAAACTGGAGAAATCATTGACTCCTATATGGGCAGCGAAGACGATATTATTGGCCTATCACTCAATGCAGATGGTAGCTCTATAACTTATAACGACAATAATGGACAACTTGCCCTAGTAAATTTGACGACAATAGATCAACCACTTGTACTTGTGGTAGGAGGTAATGTCGAGATCAGATACCCTGTTTGGAATCCTACGGGTGATGAAATAGCGATAGCCATGGGCGCTGGGTTGCGATTTTACGATACAGGACAACCAACCACTGTTAGAGATGAATATAACAGCGGGATATTGGGCTTTGCCTGGAGTAATGATGGAACGACTATTACATACACCAAACATGTCGAAAGTGAACCCGATGGCATTTTGTCCATTGTAGCTATAGATGAACAGTTCCAGGTTGGCATAGTTAATGAAATTCCAATTGTTTCAAGTCCAGTGGTGGCGCTTAATTCTGTGGGCAATATGGCAGTCACAATCTCTCAGGAGGGTATTATTGTCACTGACCTTAATGATGAAACACAACGTATATTATCGGACAATGGGTTGCAGTTGGGTATCACATCTCTTGATTGGAGTCCTGATGGAAATCGTATTGCGGCTGGGGCTAACGAATTGATAGTCGTTTGGGATGTTGAAACGGGAGATATATTAGAGACCATGCAGGTTGATAGTATTGCATACGATGTGACTTGGTCTCCTGATGGGCAACATCTGTACTATAGTGGCGAGCCAGCAGGTATTTACCGAGATGGACTACCGTTACAGGAATCAATAGCTAATTCAAACCCAGATTAACACTTGATTCCATCTGTTCACCTTATCCCGACACAAAACGAGTCTGGCAAGTCAGTAACACGAATGATTCGGCCATCGACTTCACCTGGGAAGTCGTCTAAACGAGCGAAACAGGCACGGGGTCCGTCCCGGCTGGCACGACCGAAAATCCGGGCGTTGTCATCTTCGAGACGCAGACGGTTTCAGGCTCACCTGGCACAGTTCGCATCTTCGTCAACGGTAATCAATAGGTTAGAAGGATCGCAGAGTCCATTTCTAGATGAACGCAACAACTCTACTCATAGTGCCGAGTTTATTGACTGTCTGAGAAATTACGAGTAAAAGCGCTATTGGAACAAATGGAACATAGAAAAATGCCCCACTCTTTGAGAATCGTTTTATCACTTTTGATATTGATAGTGTCAGGTCGTGATACCTTCGCTAATGACCCTAGGACTAGCTACATTTATTTATATGTTAGCGATACAACCGGTGAGACCTTTACACTTAACTTCTTAGATACTGTCTCACTTACGCTCGAGCATCAAATTCAGCTGGCAAAACCTATATCCTTCGGTATCACAGCATTTTTGAGTCCAGATGGCAAATGGGTTGCCTTTCTACCGGCTACACCTTCGGAGACAATTGAAAACATCATTTTATACGATATTCTAAATAACGAGACTAGGTCTGTTCCCGCTCACATTTCCGCAAATTTCTTATTTGATTCCGCAACTAGGGTTTGGGGACCATCACCAACTGTTTTATGGTCACCTGATAGTAATGATCCCACATTTGTGTTTGTGTCTAAAGGAACAATCCTCGGTACAACAAATCGGCGATTACCCTATACGATAAATCATTTACATCTTGAAATATTCGTCAGAGGTGTCAGCTATCAATCAACACTTCCCTATAGTTATTTTGATGGAGTTGGTTCCATTCGTATTAATCCGCTGTTGATGTTCGAAGCAACACTGGCAGAACAACATATAAATCTGCTAGGAGATGATAACTCGTTTCCTTACTATCCATATTATCGTAATAATAATGGTCAACAGGTGAATTTATCTGAAGATCCCTCCTTCAGGCGATTTGGTCAAATCGGATTAGGTGTAGATGATATTGACGCTACTACAGTTCGGGGAGACCTCTCGGTTACTGGCCCAGCATTCTGGGATATTCAAACGCCTGAGCCTCCAGGAATTATAGAGTGGCCGTTGAATACTATTGGTCAAACTCCAGTAAAAACACTGCTTAGTACTGTTGGTACAGAAAATCTATCCTTAATAACTTATCTCGAGAGATTCTATCCTTCGGGTTCCAATTACTATACGGACAGTGAGGAATCTCTAAATTGTGTAGGTGAAGGAATTGTTGTGAATATGCAAACGACTCCTTCAACCATAACAAATGTTACATGCAATTAATGGTACGGAATGGAGCACTATCGATGCAAAAAGCTCGGATTGTAACATGGACTATTATTCTATCTTTCACACTGTCATTGATGCCTTTTTATACAAATTTGACTTTGGCACAAGAATCTACAGATACCATCTACAGCATTGATATAAGCCCTGATGGTACAAAATATGCTGTTAGCCAAGGTGATTCCGAATGTATAGCTGAGACCTCAACGAACAGAATTAGCATCATCGACAGTGATTCTCTATATGATGTTATTGAACTTTCAGGACTGATCTGCCCTTCCACAGCAGTTTGGAGTCATGATGGTACTAGAATTGTGAGTACTAGTGCCGACGGTTATGTGCGAATCTGGGATGTTAGCTCAGGAACTGAGATAGCAACAGGGCTTTCTCTCTCAGAAAGTGGCACAGGAAATCTTTCATGGCGCTCAGATGATAGTCAAATTGCAGGGATAACGTGGGGTAACTATTTTTATGCAGTTTATGATGCCTTAGATGGAACAAGGAGCGAAGTAGGAGTCGAACAACCACTGACTTCTTTGCAGTGGCATCCTACTAATCCTGACATTATTGCTAGTGGCGATGCAAATGGTAACGTCCAAATTAGAAGGCCAGATAGTTCTGTATTGTCCGATTTTCATGTGACTACGAAACCCATATTACTCCTTAACTGGAGTCCAGACGGTACAAAGATACTCTTTGTAAGTGGTGATTCAGTTGATGCGAATCAAGAAATAATTGTAATAGACGTATCAACAGGCACAATCCAAAATCGCATTGATATTCCCGATCAACAATACGGATTAGTATATGATATGTCCTGGAGCAATGACTCCAATATATTTTCGAGCATTGGTACCAAGGGTTATGTGAGTGTATGGGATGCTGAAACGGGTAACCTGATTGATGAGATTGTTGATGGAGCACAATATTTCAAGGCAATAGTAGTAAGGAATATTGGAATTAACCAATATGAGATTGTCTTTGGTGGTGCCAGATTTGACATGAGCGACGCAGTTATAGAAACACAAATAGTATCTACTATTGAAATCTTGCCACTGCTTATATCATCTCAGTGTTCACCAAGACCTCAAACAGAACGAGTCTGGCAAGTCAGCAACACGAACGATATGGCCATCGACTTCACCTGGGAAGTGGTCCAAACGAGCGAAACAGGCACGGGGTCGGTCCCGGCTGGCACGACCGAAAATCCGGGCGTTGTCACCTTCGAGACGCAGACGGTTTCAGGCTCACCTGGCACAGTTCGCATCTTCGTCAACGGTAATCAGTAAGTTAGAAGGATCGCAGAGTCCATTTCTAGATGAACGCAACAACTCTACTCATAGTGCCGAGTTTATTGACTGTCTGAGAACTTACGAGTAAAAGCGCTATTGGAACAAATGGAATATAGAAAAATGCCCCACTCTTTGAGAATCGCTTTATCACTTTTGATATTGATAGTATCAGGTCGTGATACCTTCGCTAATGCCCCTAAGTCTAGCTACATTTATTTATATGTTAGCGATACAACTGGTGAGACCTTTACACTTAACTTCTTAGATACTGTCTCACTTACGCTCGATCATCAAATTCAGCTGGCAAAACCTATATCCTTCGGTATCACAGCATTTTTGAGTCCAGATGGCAAATGGGTTGCTTTTCTACCAGCTACACCTTCGGAGACAATTGAAAACATCATTTTATACGATATTCTAAATAACGAGACTAGGTCTGTTCCCGCTCACATTTCCGCAAATTTCTTATTTGATTCTGCAGCTAGGGTTTGGGGACCATCACCAAGTATTTTATGGTCACCTGATAGTATGAAGCTTGCATTTATTGGACAGATAAATGGCGACTTTACCCTTGGTGTTTATGAGATAAACACAGACGAGACCCTATACTTACCCAATACAGGAAGCAAATATGCAAATCTTGCGTGGAATAGCACTAGCGATGAATTGGCTGTCACTGCGCACACCTGTGATCCTATTTGTCAGCCATCTATAGAAATCTACAACATACCAGGCCAATACCTTGTTTCATCAACAAATGTTCTAGGTCCGCACGGAGTATTTTACCCAGAGTATATGTGCAACCTCCAATGGTCTCCAGATAGCATGCACATAAGTCTTGTTAGCTTTTGTGGCTTCGATTCATTTGAAGATCTGAAAGAAGTATATATCCTTGATCGCCAGACTAGCACACTGATCAACGCGACACATTTGACAGATCATGCACTACCAATGACTGACCCACCTAATCCTGAACTTGTTGGACGTTTCGCGGCCTATGACACATTATGGATTAGTGATGACACTATAATCATTGGCGCAACATATTCTGAAACAATATCCAGCAATCGAATAGCAAAGACTTTTCTGTATAACCTAAATACGCAAACCCTAACTTCCATAGGTGATGTAAGGGGTGACGAATTTGCGCTAAGTGCATCACAGATTGCTATTTCAACTTCAAATAGTGACGAAACGCTTCAAGATGTCCGAATTGTCTCATTGTCAGATATTGCTTCACTTCAAACTCAAAATAGCCATCTGCCTGGATGTCAATTAGATTGGCACCCTATTGATAATGTCTTAGCATATACCAACCATGGTGATGCCGGATCCTACTGTCGCGATCCTATTCAGAGTCTTGTCTTTATAGACGATGATGGTATGCGAGAGTATCCCATAAGTGATATTGTGCCAATTGGTTGGGTATCTCCCCCTTAATCATCATATCAAGTCCTTACACTATCATCTGATGCTCCCATGCTCGATACCAAAAGAGTCTCGTAATTCAGCAACACGAATGATAAGACCATCGACTTCACATGGTAAGTCGTCCAAACGAGTGAGACAGGCACGGGTCGGTCCCGGCTGGCACGACCGAAAATCTACGCACTCTCGCATTCGAGATGCAACCCATATTGGGGTCTTACTCAAAGTCAGGCTAACCAGTTTGAAGATACTGACTTAGGCATCGAACCAGGACTTAATAATCTTTGGTCTGATATTGGTGATAAAAGAGTCAACTCTTTGATAACGTATGCTTACGAACAGACAGAGGTGGAATACAGAATATCTCTACCAAAAATGAGATCGTACTTTTCGATAATAGTCAGCATAGGTGACCTAATGACAAGTTCTACAAAGTTTGGAATAGCATCAAGATGTGTGATAGCTATTACCCTGCTGAGCATATGCTTTTCAACTACATTGCAATCTGTCCATAGTCAAGTATCCAATACTTTACCTATGTTTGTTGAATGGAGCCCAGATGGTAGTATGATTGCTGTTGGTGGAAAGGACTCGTATTGTAATGTAGAGTCAGGGAATTTCAACTCAGATGCACTTCGCATTCTTGATGTGGACACAAGACAACTTTTGTACAGTATTCCTGATATAACATGTGATATCTTGGCCATGGCTTGGAGTCCCGATAGCACGCAAATTATTTTTGGAGCAAGTGGAAATGATGGCGTACGTATTTGGGATGTCGTGAACCAAATATATCATCCTGACTTTTTTTATCCCGGTACTGTGCAGAATATCAGTTGGCAACCTAGCGGGTCTTTGGTAGTGGTTGGAGATGGGAAGGGGGATATTTCAATAGTTGATACGGTCACAGGATCTATTACTCAACAATTCCCGGGCGCAGGCACGTCAACTTATTCTGCTTGGAATCCAGAAGGCTCTTTGTTAGCTTTGACAGTATTCCCATATGATCTTGTGATCTTAGATATAGCATCATTTACTGAGCTTGCTCGCATGGAAGTAGAACAAGGAACTGTTTCATACTTAGATTGGAGCAAAAGTGGAGATGTAATCTCAGCTTATAGCAAACAGCTAGAAATCATAAATGGAAGTTCGTTTGCACCGATCATATCAATAATGCCAGAAAACATTTTACCTGACTTCGCTTTGAGTCCTAATGGCGTTCAAATCGCAGGCGTCGGTCCTCTTGACGGTATCCATATCTGGGATACTCATACCGGCGAGTTAATTACAACGACTGACCAGGAAGGTATATACGGACTAGACTGGAGTCCAGATGGCTCTCAACTAGCATATGTACCGTCACCAGATCTTCAAGAAATTATTAGCTTTCTAGACATCAACCCCTGAGCCATCGGTCCTTATATTTCAGTGCTCGCCTTACCCCACTACAAAACGAGTCTGGCGGGTCAGCAACACGAACAGTGACATTACCTTTAGGTAAACATACAATGCTTCGGAACTTTGAAGAGTAAAGAAGAGTAAATAGGTGGGGGCTAACACAATGTCTATTTTGGATAATAAGCTAAATCCCTATGAAAACTTCGGATATTTGATGATTGTAATCTGTGTACTCATAGCTTTTCATGCAATCGCTTCAGCACAACAGCATCGCCAAGTTACTGTTGCGGACATAGCTAAAAGCGGTGACGATCAGATCCTGGCTCTACAGTATGATGGGTTACCAGGAATAGTTGACTTTGTGGACACAAATATGGGTAACCTAATAGATTCAATAGATTTTTCACCCTCAACACCTTTGATGATTAGATTGGATACAAGTGGGGATCGGCTTTTATGGTCTGACAGTGAAAGCACTATAAATGTATTCAATCGTTTGACCAGAGAAAATACACAGATCGCACCAGGAGGACAATTTCTTCTCGAAGATATTGACTGGAGTCCGACCAATCAGATTGCGTCTGCCTTTTCATCATTCATCATGATATATGATGCCTTGGATGGTTCTGTCATTGATTCAACAACTTCAGTATCTGGATATATCACTAATCTAGCATGGAGCCCTAATGGGCAATTTATAGCGTCAAGTCATCGAGCGCAGGATATATTTAACCCAACAAATGAACTAGTCTCAACAGAAGTTTATGAGATCTTGGGTGAAGACATAGGTGAAGATGCGATAGAAATACTCGATGACATAGGTGGTTATGCACTAGCCTGGAGCTCAGATAGCTCACGGATTGCCGGATTAAAGCGTAGTGGTTTTTTTGTCTATAACATAGAAACAAATTCGTACGAAGCCAACATAAATATTGATGAAGAACTGCTAGGTGCGATAGCTTGGAGCCCAGATGACAGCCGATTAGCTATAGGTGGTAGTGTAATTCGCGTATGGGATACAAATAGTTGGCAACTAGATAGAGAAATATCTGTAAATGGAGGAGTTAGCACTTTACAATGGACACCAGACGGGCAACACATTTCCAACAACGGTGGACCAGATGGATTATATATTGATAATACTCCTATCAGTCTGTGGCAACCAACCGGACCTCTTAGTAGAGTATCATTGTGCTCGCTAATGCCATATACAAAACGAGTCTAGCAAGTCAGCAACATAAGCGCTTCAGCACCCCAAATTCAATCTGTGAGAATATTGAGTTTATTTATGAAAATAAGAATATTGTGCCTCCACCTCAACAACCAGAAATAAATCCTGATGTATGTAGTGTAATAACTCCTAGATTAACGGATTGGGAGTCATTATATGAAGTATATTGACTGGAGTCCGACCAATCAGATTGCGTCTGCCTTTTCATCATTCATCATGATATATGATGCCTTGGATGATGTACTCATTGCCCAGCTATCCTTCAGCTCACAGGGTTTTTTCGAGACTAAAGATGATCAGGATAACGATTCTATTTCTGGTCGCTTTGAGGTCATTACGTTGCGCACATACCTGTATAAACATGCTTCCTCTGTGGGTGAAGATATTCCTAACCCCTCTGATCCTGACTACACTCAAGTGTTGCTAGACCTTGCCAATACGTATTTGCGACGCGCTCGCGTTCCAGGCTTGGACCAATAAAAGGAGTTCATGATGGCACCACGATTGAGTGTTTTCTACGTTCTAGTGATATTGGTGGCATCCCAGTTTGGGACAACCGAGGTCTTGTCGCAGAGTGATTTGCCAACAGGTCCCGATTGGAATGTTCCAGAAACATTTCTTTGTCCATCTGGAAATGACTGTTCACAGTATACATGGGTGGATCAGGATCTCACACTTTATGTCATTTCGATGAAAAATAATAGATTGGCTGTTGTTCCACCAGATGGGTCCGGGGCACGCACATATGATGTTTCTGATCAATTGCAGCCTTATCCTCAAGGCTTACAAGGTGGGATTGCTCCATTGGAGGATCGAATTTTGCTATATCGCCTCAATCCGTTTGGACAAGGTATCGACATTCTCCAGCTTGATCGTAATACCGGGTTGCTTACTGAACTCGTCCTTGATGATATCATGCCGATTGTTTCATGTTCAGGGTTTCCTGTCACAGTTCTAAGATCGTTCTTTGCGGTTGATGATCAACGCGTTGTACTTTGTTCTGAAGGAACTCCCCATAATTTCAGTGTTCATGTTGTTGATATGGTGAACCAGACTGTCGAGCAAACATTAAGTCTAGGTAAAGACAATCTTGCGATTGGCCTCGTACGCCCCTGGACCTATATGGAGGTTGGTTTGGACGGCAACATCTACTTCAGGGCTCATTCACTTAATCTGGAAATATGGGATATTGATGTGCCTGATGATGTTTGGACTTATCAAATCAAATATGACGTCAGCACACAGGTATATTCATTATCGCCTATGTTTCTGCCACCGCATGAAGAAGGGGGATTCATTGGACCGGTACTTGTTGACCAGGAAGAAAACAAATACATCTTCTTCCGACACGGAACTGTTGGGAATTTCAAAAGCGAAGTTTATAAAATTGATCTAGAGGGGAATATCCTTTGGCATTTGACTAATCAACCGTTGCCTGACCGCATAGCTACAATGAATTTAATCGATGAAGACTACATAGCAATATCGAATATGTATGACCTTATCGTGCTTTCAATTCCAGTTGCAAACGCAGGCACGGACCAAACCATCACCGATACGGACAACAACGGTAGCGAGAATGTGATGCTCGACGGCTCAGCTAGCACGGATAGGGATGGTACGATTGTCAGCTATATTTGGACACGCGATGGAATAGAGATTGCCACCGGTATCTCGCCACAAGTAACGCTTCCCGTTGGAATCCACCCTATCACACTGACTGTAACAGACGATGATGGTCTGACCAACACCGATACGGTTGTTATTACTGTAGAAGAGAACCCGCAATAGGATCTGATTTTAGCATCTCAGTGCTCACCTTATCCCGATACCAAACGAGTCTGGCAAGTCAGCAATACGAATAATATGGCTATCAGACTTGTTTTGAAGCATACGGAATAAGCTGCAGTGAATGAGCCATGGAGCGAACGATGAGAAACATAATTTTGACCGTAGCATATATAGTTTTGAACATATGCTTGTTATCTACACCTTCTAAGGCTCAACAGGGCACAACTTCCAAGGTGGACGATATTGCATATAGCACCGACGGTAAGCGAATTGCCATTGCTGATGCACCATCAATCTGTGGCTTAGACCAAAGCGAGTACAGAGTAATCGTGGTTGATGCTCAAACACTTTCGCCTGTAACCACCCTTTTGGGACATAGTTGTGCAATATCTGATCTCGCGTGGAGTCCAGATGGAACTGTTATTGTATCTGGAGGAACCGAAGGTATAGCTATTGTGTGGGATGTAAGTACAGGGATTCAAGTTAGTAGTTCTGAGCTGGTTGACTACGGTATAGGAGACTTAACTTGGAATCCAGACAGTACATTATATATCGGTATAACAGGGGGGAATGCGTATGTATTCGATTCGACTAGTGGACAAATAATCGATACTCATACTGGAAATACCAGTATATCTGCTATCAGCTGGGGATCGAATAATGTCGTTGCTTACGGGGATATATATGGTCAGATTCGGTTGTGGAACTATCTCACCAGTCAAGAAATAATCACAATACCACAACATAATAGTCACGTAAGACTTATTGAATGGAATCGCCAGTCTACTCAGTTTGCCAGTGTTGATAGAGATGAGGTCGTCAACATTTGGGACTCAACAGGGAATTTCATTCGCTCGTTTCAATTAGATACATATGTAACAGACCTTGTTTGGAACCCTGATGGGAGTCAAATCATCATTGGCAAAATTAATGATGGTGCTGAGATTCGGGATGTTGCCACTGGTCAGAAATTGGTAGATGTCGTTGCAGATCAACCTCTAACGGCTATTGCATGGAGCCCTGATGGAAACCAAATTGTCTATGGTTTTCGCCCCTCACAAGATGACTTAATCGAGGTTGTTGAAGTAAGTACACTCTTTCCTACACGTCCAATAGCCGATGCAGGTGCGGATATTACCATTTTGGCTAACCCTAATGGTACAGCCAATGTTATATTAGATGGTTCTGACAGTACTGATTCTGATGGCGCAATTGTTAGCTACGAGTGGTCTGAAAGCAGCAAACTTCTTGGTACAGGCATCAGTCAAACGGTAACGTTACCTATAGGTACACATACAATTCACCTAGAAGTAACGGATGATAGTTCGCAAACGGATATGGATACAATTATCGTCACTGTTGAGGAACTATAGAATCTAATCATCTCAGTGCTCACCTTATCCCCATACCAAACGAGTCTGGCAAGTCAGCAACGCGAGGATTCAGCACAGTTCGGCTGGAGCTCCATGGCCCACTCATGAAAGACTTGGTATTGAACCAAGTGCTGTAGATGAGTGGTATCTACAAGTTGGACATCTGAATGATGATAATTTTTTGATTTTCAAGTTCCTGATATAGCTAGTATTCCCCCTACCCTAACTACAAGCTTAGAATTGGAACTCTATAACTTATATAGCGAAACACCTTTTGAATATCTTACTTGTATGCAAGTAAATGGCATAAACTGTAAATAATAAGTCATGGAGAATAAAGTGATCAAAGATATCCTATCTATAATCATAGTAGTTATAATGTGCAAAATAATTTCAATTAATAATATCGCTGAGGCGCAGCTTGATACTGTGCCAATAATAAAGGATATCACTTATAGTCCTGATGGATCATTTATAGCTATTGTAAGTGCTCCTTCTTTCTGTGGAATCGATGAAAATAACTACCGCATAACTGTGGTCGAGGCACAATCGCTATATCCTGTAGCTATATTTACCGGATATCATTGCCCAATATTGGATGCAGCTTGGAATCCAAATGGTGAAAAACTTGTTGGGGGTGGAAGTGAAGGCATATCAATCGTATGGGATGTGAATACTGCGAACCAAGTTAGTATCTCGAATCACGTTGCGCCGGGGAGAAGCGATCATGCTTGGAACCCAGAAGGTACATTGTACATTGGCAGAACAGGCGGCAATGCATACATATTCAATGCAAACACAGGAGAAATAGTTTATACGCTTACTGGTAATACAAGCATCTCTGCCATTGATTGGGGAACTAATAATGTAATTGCATATGGCGATATTTATGGACAGATTCGCCTATTGAATTACTCTACCCAACAAGAAATTAGCGTTGTACAACATCATGCTAATCATATTGGGCTTGTTAAGTGGAATCGACAAGCGACAAAGTATGCTAGTGCTGACAGGGATAATCAAGTCATTATCTGGGATGCAAATGGAGAAGTGATTCAGTCCTTTAGTTTTGAAACATACGTAACAGAACTTGTTTGGAACCCTGACGGAACCCAAATAATCATTGGTAAAATAGATGAGGGTGCAGAAATTTGGGATGTTACGACGGGCCAAAAGTTAGTAGATGTAATCATAAACCAACCTATAACTGCTCTCGATTGGAGTCCTGATGGAAATCAAATTGCTTATGCTGTTTTTCCGGTCCTGGAGAATTTAATCGAGGTTGTTGAAGTCAGTACACTCTTTCCCACACGTCCCATAGCGGATGCAGGTGCGGATATTACCATTTTGGCCAACCCTAGTGGCACAGCCAATGTTCTGTTAGATGCCTCTGGCAGTACGGACTCGGATGGCACGATTCTTAGCTATCAGTGGTTTGAAAGCAGCAATCTTATGGGTACAAG
The Phototrophicus methaneseepsis DNA segment above includes these coding regions:
- a CDS encoding WD40 repeat domain-containing protein gives rise to the protein MKYVAQILIFVLISIGAQAQYENTYVVSPRLSLSDDGSVIAISGRRIEDVSARHGFRYPIDFYNAQTGEIIDSYMGSEDDIIGLSLNADGSSITYNDNNGQLALVNLTTIDQPLVLVVGGNVEIRYPVWNPTGDEIAIAMGAGLRFYDTGQPTTVRDEYNSGILGFAWSNDGTTITYTKHVESEPDGILSIVAIDEQFQVGIVNEIPIVSSPVVALNSVGNMAVTISQEGIIVTDLNDETQRILSDNGLQLGITSLDWSPDGNRIAAGANELIVVWDVETGDILETMQVDSIAYDVTWSPDGQHLYYSGEPAGIYRDGLPLQESIANSNPD
- a CDS encoding WD40 repeat domain-containing protein yields the protein MQKARIVTWTIILSFTLSLMPFYTNLTLAQESTDTIYSIDISPDGTKYAVSQGDSECIAETSTNRISIIDSDSLYDVIELSGLICPSTAVWSHDGTRIVSTSADGYVRIWDVSSGTEIATGLSLSESGTGNLSWRSDDSQIAGITWGNYFYAVYDALDGTRSEVGVEQPLTSLQWHPTNPDIIASGDANGNVQIRRPDSSVLSDFHVTTKPILLLNWSPDGTKILFVSGDSVDANQEIIVIDVSTGTIQNRIDIPDQQYGLVYDMSWSNDSNIFSSIGTKGYVSVWDAETGNLIDEIVDGAQYFKAIVVRNIGINQYEIVFGGARFDMSDAVIETQIVSTIEILPLLISSQCSPRPQTERVWQVSNTNDMAIDFTWEVVQTSETGTGSVPAGTTENPGVVTFETQTVSGSPGTVRIFVNGNQ
- a CDS encoding WD40 repeat domain-containing protein; its protein translation is MTSSTKFGIASRCVIAITLLSICFSTTLQSVHSQVSNTLPMFVEWSPDGSMIAVGGKDSYCNVESGNFNSDALRILDVDTRQLLYSIPDITCDILAMAWSPDSTQIIFGASGNDGVRIWDVVNQIYHPDFFYPGTVQNISWQPSGSLVVVGDGKGDISIVDTVTGSITQQFPGAGTSTYSAWNPEGSLLALTVFPYDLVILDIASFTELARMEVEQGTVSYLDWSKSGDVISAYSKQLEIINGSSFAPIISIMPENILPDFALSPNGVQIAGVGPLDGIHIWDTHTGELITTTDQEGIYGLDWSPDGSQLAYVPSPDLQEIISFLDINP
- a CDS encoding WD40 repeat domain-containing protein encodes the protein MSILDNKLNPYENFGYLMIVICVLIAFHAIASAQQHRQVTVADIAKSGDDQILALQYDGLPGIVDFVDTNMGNLIDSIDFSPSTPLMIRLDTSGDRLLWSDSESTINVFNRLTRENTQIAPGGQFLLEDIDWSPTNQIASAFSSFIMIYDALDGSVIDSTTSVSGYITNLAWSPNGQFIASSHRAQDIFNPTNELVSTEVYEILGEDIGEDAIEILDDIGGYALAWSSDSSRIAGLKRSGFFVYNIETNSYEANINIDEELLGAIAWSPDDSRLAIGGSVIRVWDTNSWQLDREISVNGGVSTLQWTPDGQHISNNGGPDGLYIDNTPISLWQPTGPLSRVSLCSLMPYTKRV
- a CDS encoding PKD domain-containing protein, giving the protein MMAPRLSVFYVLVILVASQFGTTEVLSQSDLPTGPDWNVPETFLCPSGNDCSQYTWVDQDLTLYVISMKNNRLAVVPPDGSGARTYDVSDQLQPYPQGLQGGIAPLEDRILLYRLNPFGQGIDILQLDRNTGLLTELVLDDIMPIVSCSGFPVTVLRSFFAVDDQRVVLCSEGTPHNFSVHVVDMVNQTVEQTLSLGKDNLAIGLVRPWTYMEVGLDGNIYFRAHSLNLEIWDIDVPDDVWTYQIKYDVSTQVYSLSPMFLPPHEEGGFIGPVLVDQEENKYIFFRHGTVGNFKSEVYKIDLEGNILWHLTNQPLPDRIATMNLIDEDYIAISNMYDLIVLSIPVANAGTDQTITDTDNNGSENVMLDGSASTDRDGTIVSYIWTRDGIEIATGISPQVTLPVGIHPITLTVTDDDGLTNTDTVVITVEENPQ
- a CDS encoding PKD domain-containing protein is translated as MRNIILTVAYIVLNICLLSTPSKAQQGTTSKVDDIAYSTDGKRIAIADAPSICGLDQSEYRVIVVDAQTLSPVTTLLGHSCAISDLAWSPDGTVIVSGGTEGIAIVWDVSTGIQVSSSELVDYGIGDLTWNPDSTLYIGITGGNAYVFDSTSGQIIDTHTGNTSISAISWGSNNVVAYGDIYGQIRLWNYLTSQEIITIPQHNSHVRLIEWNRQSTQFASVDRDEVVNIWDSTGNFIRSFQLDTYVTDLVWNPDGSQIIIGKINDGAEIRDVATGQKLVDVVADQPLTAIAWSPDGNQIVYGFRPSQDDLIEVVEVSTLFPTRPIADAGADITILANPNGTANVILDGSDSTDSDGAIVSYEWSESSKLLGTGISQTVTLPIGTHTIHLEVTDDSSQTDMDTIIVTVEEL